The genome window TCGCCAAAGTCATCCACACTGCCGAGCGCGCCCGCGACGCGCTGCAGGCCGACCTGGTGCTGTTTCCAGAACTGACCTTGACCGGCTATCCGCCCGAAGACCTGCTGTTGCGTCCCGGTCTGCAAAAGCGGGTGCAAGAGGGGTTGGAGATGCTCAAGTCGGTGACCGGCATCGGCATGGTGGTGGGCTATCCCGAAGTGGCGGGTGAGTACCAATACAACAGCGCCGCCTTGATTGCCTCGGGTGGGATCCAGGCGGTCTATCGTAAACAGCACCTGCCTAATTACAGCGTCTTCGACGAGAAGCGTTATTTCGAGCCGGGTGAGGGCGCCTGCGTGTTCGAGATCAAAGGGGTCAAGCTGGCCCTGTCCATCTGCGAGGATCTGTGGCAGCCCGGAGTGATGGCCCGGGCCGCCGCCGCCGGGGCACAGGTGATGCTCAATCTCAATGCATCGCCCTTTCATATCAATAAATGGCAGGAGCGTGAGGCGGCCATGCGTGCGCGGCTGGCCGAGGCCGCCATGCCCATCGTCTATTGCAACCTGGTGGGCGGCCAGGACGAGTTGGTCTTCGATGGCCAGTCATTCGTGATGGCCGCCGACGGTACGGTGACCCAGCGCGCCGAAAGCTGTGTCGAGGGCCTGTACGTGGCTGAGCTGGAATCAGGCGAACAGGTCAAGCCTGTGCCCGCGACCATGGTCGAGCCCCTGCCAGTAGAGGCCGCCGTGTATGAGGTGCTGGTGTTGGGTACGCGCGATTATATCGAGAAAAACGGTTTTCGCGGCGTGGTCATCGGCCTGTCCGGTGGCATCGATTCCGCATTGACCCTGGCCATCGCCGTGGATGCCATCGGCCCCGAGCGGGTCGAAGGGGTGCGTATGCCGTCGCGCTTCACCGCCGATATGAGCCTGGACGATGCCGAGGCCGAGGCCCAAGCCTTGGGTGTGGAGTGTCACACCATCGCCATCGAGCCGGCCTTCGAGGCCTTTCTGGAATTGCTCAAAGATGAATTCGCCGGCAAGCCCTGGGACACCACTGAGGAGAACATCCAGGCCCGTTGCCGCGGCATCATTCTGATGGCGGTCTCCAACAAGAAACGCAAGATCGTGCTCACCACCGGTAATAAGAGCGAGATGTCGGTGGGGTATTGCACCCTCTACGGCGACATGGCCGGCGGCTACGCGCCCATCAAGGACGTACCCAAGACCCTGGTCTACCGGCTGGCCGAGTATCGCAATACCATTTCTCAGGTGATTCCGCAGCGCGTCATCGACCGGCCGCCCTCGGCCGAGCTGGCGCCAGACCAGCGGGACAGCGACAGCCTGCCGCCCTATGACATCCTCGATCCGATCCTGGAAAAATACATCGAAGCGGATCAGTCCATCGAAGACATCGTGGCTCAGGGTTTCGACGAGGCTGACGTCAGCCGGGTTGCCCACTTGGTGATCCGCAATGAATACAAACGGCGTCAGGCGCCGCCCGGCGTACGCATCAGCCGCAAGGCCTTCGGCCGTGATCGCCGTTATCCCATCACCTCCGGATACAAATAGGCCCTGCAAAGGCAGGCGGAAAGTGGCAGAATACAAACATAGTTAGCGCAAGGGGAGTGCGATGAAAAAAATCGAAGCAATTATCAAGCCTTTCAAATTGGACGATGTGCGCGAGGCGCTGTCCGAGATCGGCGTCACCGGCATGACCGTCCTCGAGGTCAAGGGCTTTGGGCGCCAGAAGGGGCATACCGAACTTTACCGCGGCGCCGAATACGTGGTGGATTTTCTGCCCAAGGTCAAGATCGAGGCCGTGGTGGCGGAAGACCAGGTGGAGCGCTGTGTGGAGGTGATCGCCGGCGCCGCCCGCACCGGCAAGATCGGCGACGGCAAGATCTTCATCACGCCGGTTGAACGTGTTGTCCGTATCCGCACCGGGGAAGAAGACGAATCGGCGATCTAATCCGATTTTTTCTGTCTAACAAAGGGCCCGGCCACGGCGGTTTGCGGGCCTTTTGTTTTTCCGGGCCGCCGTCAATGGTGGTAGGGCGCGGCAATTTAAAACTTTTTTGCAAAAATAGGCTTCAGAATGCTTGAGTTTTGTCTAAGCTTGACGACTAAGTGTATGGAGAATAAACAGAAACGGGCGAACAGCAGGAAATGAGCCAGGATAACTCGACGGATCGATACCAGCGCTTCTTGGCGCACAGTCACTTGTTCGGGGCGAATGCCCCGTTTATCGAAGAATTATATCAGCGTTATCTTCAGGATCCCGAGTCGGTGGAGCCGAGATGGCAGGCCTATTTCGAGCAGTTGCAGCTCGAGCCCGGCCCGGTCGCCTCGGACATCGACCACAGCGCGGTACGCAAGGAATTTTACCAATTGGTCCATGCGCGCCGCGGTACGCCGTCCACCGATACCAGCGGCGCGTCCGTGGCCATGGCCGCCAGCAAACAGGTGGCGGTGCTGCAGCTGATTAATGCCTATCGCGTGCGCGGCCATCAGCAGGCTGTACTCGACCCGCTGGGCTTGCAGGAACAGACCTCTATCTCTGAGCTGGACCCGTCCTACCATGCCTTGACCGAGGCAGACATGGACACGGTGTTCAGCACCGGTTCCCTGGTCGGCGCGCCGCAGGCCAAACTGCGCGACATCCTCGTCCACCTGCAGCAGACCTATTGCCGCTCCGTCGGCGCCGAATACATGCACATCACCGACACCATCCAAAAGCGCTGGGTGCAGCAGCAGCTGGAAGGCAGTCGCAGCACACCCAAATTCTCGCCGCAGATGCGCCATCACATCCTGCGCAAGTTGGTGGGCGCCGAGGGCTTGGAGCAATATCTGCATACCAAATACGTCGGCCAGAAGCGCTTCTCTCTGGAAGGCGGCGAGACCT of Candidatus Tenderia electrophaga contains these proteins:
- a CDS encoding transcriptional regulator (indirectly regulates nitrogen metabolism; at high nitrogen levels P-II prevents the phosphorylation of NR-I, the transcriptional activator of the glutamine synthetase gene (glnA); at low nitrogen levels P-II is uridylylated to form PII-UMP and interacts with an adenylyltransferase (GlnE) that activates GlnA) → MKKIEAIIKPFKLDDVREALSEIGVTGMTVLEVKGFGRQKGHTELYRGAEYVVDFLPKVKIEAVVAEDQVERCVEVIAGAARTGKIGDGKIFITPVERVVRIRTGEEDESAI
- a CDS encoding NAD synthetase (NH(3)-dependent; catalyzes the formation of nicotinamide adenine dinucleotide (NAD) from nicotinic acid adenine dinucleotide (NAAD) using either ammonia or glutamine as the amide donor and ATP; ammonia-utilizing enzymes include the ones from Bacillus and Escherichia coli while glutamine-utilizing enzymes include the Mycobacterial one; forms homodimers), with protein sequence MVNRLRIAIAQQNFMVGDIPANVAKVIHTAERARDALQADLVLFPELTLTGYPPEDLLLRPGLQKRVQEGLEMLKSVTGIGMVVGYPEVAGEYQYNSAALIASGGIQAVYRKQHLPNYSVFDEKRYFEPGEGACVFEIKGVKLALSICEDLWQPGVMARAAAAGAQVMLNLNASPFHINKWQEREAAMRARLAEAAMPIVYCNLVGGQDELVFDGQSFVMAADGTVTQRAESCVEGLYVAELESGEQVKPVPATMVEPLPVEAAVYEVLVLGTRDYIEKNGFRGVVIGLSGGIDSALTLAIAVDAIGPERVEGVRMPSRFTADMSLDDAEAEAQALGVECHTIAIEPAFEAFLELLKDEFAGKPWDTTEENIQARCRGIILMAVSNKKRKIVLTTGNKSEMSVGYCTLYGDMAGGYAPIKDVPKTLVYRLAEYRNTISQVIPQRVIDRPPSAELAPDQRDSDSLPPYDILDPILEKYIEADQSIEDIVAQGFDEADVSRVAHLVIRNEYKRRQAPPGVRISRKAFGRDRRYPITSGYK